The following are from one region of the Syntrophales bacterium genome:
- a CDS encoding TIGR00725 family protein produces the protein MTLEGEKMSKLLVNRKPFIVGIMGSHKGNPATMKNAYRLGEGIARKGHVLLTGGGDGLMKAASEGAHRAGGLVIAILPSERKFPLKGYPNEFVDIPIYTGMSDARNVINAKTPHLMVALSGGSGTLSEIAVALKSGTPVVGLHCPEFEIEEEGILIRVETVEEVLEEIDKFLKNKKT, from the coding sequence ATGACTCTGGAGGGAGAGAAGATGTCAAAACTTTTAGTTAACCGGAAACCTTTTATTGTCGGCATCATGGGAAGCCACAAGGGGAATCCCGCCACAATGAAAAATGCCTATCGCCTTGGAGAAGGAATTGCCAGAAAAGGTCATGTTCTCCTTACGGGAGGGGGGGATGGTCTGATGAAGGCAGCTTCCGAAGGGGCACATCGAGCCGGAGGCTTAGTGATTGCCATACTCCCCAGTGAGAGGAAGTTCCCTCTTAAAGGATATCCCAATGAATTTGTTGATATCCCTATCTATACCGGCATGTCTGATGCCAGAAATGTAATCAATGCCAAGACACCGCATCTTATGGTTGCACTGAGCGGTGGCTCAGGCACCCTTTCTGAAATAGCCGTTGCACTGAAGAGCGGGACCCCCGTTGTTGGTCTCCACTGCCCGGAATTTGAAATCGAGGAAGAAGGAATTTTAATAAGGGTGGAAACAGTTGAGGAAGTTCTTGAAGAGATAGATAAGTTTCTGAAAAAC